The following proteins are co-located in the Polystyrenella longa genome:
- a CDS encoding alpha/beta hydrolase translates to MDYLLILSQIILGILAVMLVLDIVLRTTAVYIILPIFERRPPFGIRPAFPDPKAEVIEFPTTDGLKLRGSLYRNPELPPKGLVVFCPEFGGSHWSAKWYCNALIDAGFSVLSFDFRNQGASEHLASYRVMHWLSDYEVQDAISAVEYAQSREELADLPVGMFGISRGGGAALATGAKLDRVEAVATEGAFTTDSMMFHFAIRWATLYFPPWIIDRLPDLHMRISLTIVRWISQWRHGCHYLVLEKLLRRLKKKPVMMMNGTKDSYVHMDIPHKILKRAGGQPYHQLWEIPNAKHNLGRETIPEEYDQKLVEYFSQTLNSEASAVEPSVRTSEIS, encoded by the coding sequence ATGGATTACCTTCTCATTCTGAGCCAGATCATTCTGGGAATATTGGCCGTCATGCTGGTACTCGACATCGTGTTGAGAACCACGGCGGTCTATATCATTCTGCCCATTTTTGAACGACGGCCCCCGTTTGGGATTCGTCCTGCTTTTCCAGATCCCAAAGCGGAAGTCATTGAATTCCCCACGACCGACGGTCTGAAACTCCGTGGTAGTCTGTACCGGAATCCTGAACTACCTCCAAAAGGGTTGGTGGTCTTTTGTCCGGAATTCGGTGGTTCGCACTGGTCTGCTAAATGGTACTGCAACGCTCTGATTGATGCCGGCTTTTCTGTTCTCTCCTTCGATTTTCGAAACCAGGGAGCCAGCGAGCACCTGGCTAGTTATCGAGTGATGCACTGGTTGAGCGATTACGAAGTGCAGGACGCGATCTCGGCTGTCGAATACGCGCAGTCCCGTGAGGAATTGGCGGATCTGCCTGTGGGGATGTTTGGGATCAGTCGAGGGGGTGGGGCGGCATTGGCAACCGGTGCCAAACTGGATCGCGTCGAGGCGGTGGCGACCGAAGGAGCCTTCACCACCGACAGCATGATGTTCCACTTCGCGATTCGCTGGGCCACGTTGTACTTTCCGCCCTGGATCATCGATCGGCTTCCAGATCTCCATATGAGGATCTCGCTGACGATCGTCCGTTGGATCAGTCAGTGGCGGCACGGATGTCATTACCTGGTGCTTGAAAAATTATTGCGCCGCTTGAAAAAGAAGCCGGTAATGATGATGAATGGCACCAAAGACAGCTATGTCCATATGGATATTCCTCACAAAATCTTGAAGCGAGCCGGAGGACAGCCCTATCATCAACTCTGGGAAATACCCAACGCAAAGCACAATTTAGGACGCGAAACCATTCCTGAAGAATATGACCAGAAACTGGTCGAGTATTTTTCCCAGACCCTGAATTCCGAAGCCAGTGCGGTGGAACCCTCTGTTCGTACGTCCGAGATTTCTTGA
- a CDS encoding FHA domain-containing protein: protein MTLVTLQAIEGLERGQVYQNLKPPITMGREEENSIRLNDERVSRFHAKIQEDQGHLIFTDLGSTNGSRVNGVPVHLHVLQVGDQISIGRCLLVLGDDEELAQFFAEQGPPAVSLTESGQLIDDETESAASIKNGASEEPIGDSGPVELPRLVKAPELPQGLNLLQKTLLSDYLVYVHGQLGQIISTARQMNPDEADSNEGLAAENMQEESADMQMSWSHWQQLIQLEIQLSRHLKKLADPEE, encoded by the coding sequence ATGACATTGGTCACATTGCAGGCCATTGAAGGTCTAGAGCGGGGTCAGGTTTACCAGAACCTGAAACCACCGATAACGATGGGCCGGGAAGAGGAGAATTCCATTCGGCTGAACGACGAACGCGTCAGCCGATTTCACGCTAAAATTCAGGAGGACCAGGGCCATCTCATTTTTACGGACCTGGGCAGCACGAATGGCAGTCGTGTGAATGGCGTCCCCGTTCATCTGCACGTGCTTCAAGTTGGCGACCAGATTTCCATTGGTCGCTGTTTGCTGGTACTGGGGGATGACGAGGAACTGGCGCAGTTCTTTGCGGAGCAGGGCCCACCCGCCGTCAGTCTGACGGAATCGGGACAGTTGATTGATGATGAGACAGAATCAGCCGCGAGCATCAAGAACGGTGCCAGTGAAGAACCTATCGGAGATTCTGGGCCGGTGGAACTGCCCCGTCTTGTAAAGGCACCCGAATTGCCACAAGGGTTAAACCTGCTGCAGAAGACGTTGCTGTCGGACTATCTCGTTTATGTCCATGGACAACTTGGGCAAATCATTAGTACGGCCCGGCAAATGAATCCCGATGAAGCTGATTCCAATGAAGGGCTTGCTGCGGAGAATATGCAGGAGGAATCGGCGGATATGCAAATGAGCTGGTCGCATTGGCAGCAATTAATTCAGCTGGAGATTCAGCTGTCGCGACACCTCAAAAAACTAGCTGATCCGGAAGAGTAA
- a CDS encoding response regulator transcription factor, whose translation MSSDLSDRIQPIRLVLLDDHRIFLDSLSFRINRESTLQVVGVAESAQEALPLLLEHRPDILVLDLALTQGGTFELCEEMKRQELPTRICFLTNQLVNVFIEQALRLEAHGYLLKVDPLCKLLEAIPKIHQGEQVFSEEIQQRLRYNRQTKKYTIDSPHSLKKLTSRQFEVLRQLARGKSVKEVAKDMHLSTKSVDSHKYRIMHKLGIHDRVELARFAIREGLLLP comes from the coding sequence ATGTCTTCCGACCTCAGTGACCGAATACAACCAATTCGATTAGTCCTTCTGGACGATCATCGAATTTTCTTAGATAGTCTCTCCTTCCGAATAAATCGGGAATCGACCCTGCAAGTAGTGGGCGTCGCGGAGAGTGCGCAGGAAGCCCTACCCCTGCTGCTAGAGCATCGTCCCGACATCCTGGTTCTCGATCTCGCCCTGACACAGGGGGGGACCTTCGAACTCTGCGAAGAGATGAAACGCCAGGAATTGCCGACGCGAATCTGCTTTCTCACCAACCAATTGGTGAATGTGTTCATCGAGCAGGCTCTGCGTCTGGAAGCTCATGGATACCTGCTGAAGGTCGACCCGCTCTGCAAACTGCTGGAAGCGATCCCGAAAATCCATCAGGGAGAACAAGTTTTCTCCGAGGAAATTCAGCAGCGGCTGCGGTATAACCGCCAAACCAAAAAGTACACGATTGACTCTCCCCACAGTCTGAAGAAATTGACATCCAGACAATTCGAGGTGTTACGTCAGCTTGCCCGCGGCAAAAGCGTTAAGGAGGTTGCGAAAGACATGCACCTCTCCACCAAGTCGGTTGATAGCCACAAATATCGAATTATGCACAAGTTGGGCATCCACGATCGCGTTGAACTTGCCCGCTTTGCCATCCGAGAAGGCCTGCTTCTGCCGTAA
- a CDS encoding chemotaxis protein CheX, whose translation MSTVTRESSELTSECVNPVLGATKSVFEAMLGCTPVRTGLALKESTQPKYEISAVIGVTGRAIGTIAVSLKESTALEVLYRLVGVRADEMNAEVCDAVGELTNIIVGNTKAKMEELQLSISIPNIITSSGHHLHYPSKVQPICIEFDSEIGPFAIEVGFASND comes from the coding sequence ATGTCTACGGTAACTCGCGAAAGTTCAGAGTTAACATCGGAATGCGTTAATCCGGTACTTGGTGCTACTAAATCAGTATTTGAAGCCATGTTGGGGTGCACGCCCGTTCGAACGGGACTGGCTCTTAAAGAGTCGACTCAACCCAAATATGAAATCAGTGCTGTGATCGGTGTCACCGGTCGTGCTATCGGAACGATCGCTGTCAGCCTGAAGGAATCAACCGCTCTCGAGGTTCTCTACCGTCTAGTGGGGGTCCGTGCAGATGAAATGAATGCGGAAGTCTGCGACGCCGTAGGTGAACTGACCAACATCATTGTGGGCAACACGAAAGCGAAAATGGAAGAATTACAGCTCTCCATTAGTATTCCCAATATCATTACCAGCTCTGGCCACCATCTCCATTACCCGTCCAAAGTTCAGCCGATCTGTATCGAGTTCGATTCGGAAATTGGTCCTTTTGCGATCGAAGTCGGTTTCGCCAGTAATGACTAA
- a CDS encoding response regulator, giving the protein MKVLLVDDSGTMRTIQRRCLNMLSITDIVEAEDGVQALDLFERTNFDIVLSDWNMPNMDGLSLLKEIRQRDANIPVIMITTEAERARVVTAIQAGVSDYLIKPFTPDMLKEKMERWVTIPS; this is encoded by the coding sequence ATGAAGGTATTACTTGTTGACGATTCCGGCACGATGAGAACGATTCAACGTCGTTGTCTCAATATGCTGAGCATTACAGACATTGTGGAAGCGGAAGATGGTGTTCAGGCTCTCGATTTATTCGAGCGAACCAATTTTGACATCGTCCTCAGCGATTGGAACATGCCCAACATGGACGGGCTTTCTCTGCTTAAAGAGATCCGTCAGCGTGACGCGAATATTCCGGTGATTATGATTACAACGGAGGCTGAACGTGCTCGCGTGGTCACCGCGATCCAGGCTGGTGTTTCGGATTACCTGATTAAACCGTTTACGCCGGACATGCTTAAGGAAAAGATGGAGCGTTGGGTAACTATTCCCTCCTGA
- a CDS encoding sensor domain-containing diguanylate cyclase encodes MIDPKKIWSSNNLPSLPMVAIELLELSKDTDSEVSDYIRLVKSDPAITAKILKATNSSYAGFKNPITSIDRAVPLLGATVVTSLALSFSLSDAAHVAGPMATCFKNYWRSSVVKAAACEVIALEYNPGSESDFFLAGLLSSLGRLAMLKTIPQDYLKVIETFEESEDKLLHEVETELLGVNHIEAGLNLMISWKIPSTIQLCVRHQADPPEVINAIEPSQDLDMVRAVAVANAVGSYFCTHQKGIALQRLQLLTASFYKWSDKDLEDRLLKMKERIDLAAEVFSVDTSEIESLNDIMAEAGEQLAMLAMRAHVASTQAVVRQQIIEEEVKQLEQKNQELTEQAIRDVLTGTYNRKFFDESLRKEIARAARSATTIGVIFLDIDNFKKLNDTYGHQFGDDVLKQVSARMEDTLRTTDLLGRYGGEEFVALVSQPTKKGLTKVADRLRAAIESLKILFNNKQVPVTISVGACIAMPRRNGLEVGERLVTESDAAMYDSKRNGRNQVHVRSIIDPIQEQLTQLSNQKRFSRWLVRHGHARIEEVSQVLLDCHFPHEKIGVLAQNSGYLTAEQVEQILDLQRQSDERFGVTAIAQGFLTEEQVAYLLAMQQEDAGQVAQALAAKGCINDEILYNLMNIYKHEVDPSRPAKNAVASDSAT; translated from the coding sequence ATGATCGACCCAAAGAAAATATGGTCTTCCAATAATCTACCATCGTTACCCATGGTGGCCATTGAACTATTGGAACTCTCAAAAGATACAGATTCCGAAGTCAGTGATTACATTCGTCTGGTCAAATCCGATCCGGCCATCACCGCGAAGATTTTGAAGGCGACCAACTCTTCTTACGCCGGGTTCAAAAACCCCATCACCAGCATCGACCGCGCTGTCCCATTACTTGGAGCGACGGTGGTTACCTCATTGGCGCTCAGTTTTTCTCTGTCCGACGCTGCACACGTTGCCGGTCCTATGGCGACGTGCTTCAAAAACTATTGGCGGTCCTCCGTGGTTAAAGCCGCCGCTTGTGAAGTCATCGCACTGGAATACAATCCGGGATCGGAAAGCGATTTTTTCCTGGCGGGTTTACTTTCCAGCCTGGGGCGACTGGCGATGCTGAAAACGATCCCGCAGGACTACCTGAAGGTGATCGAGACATTCGAGGAGTCGGAAGACAAGCTGCTCCATGAAGTCGAAACAGAGTTGCTCGGAGTCAACCACATTGAAGCCGGGTTGAATCTGATGATCTCCTGGAAAATCCCCTCCACGATTCAGCTTTGTGTTCGGCATCAGGCTGATCCTCCTGAAGTGATCAATGCCATTGAGCCTTCGCAGGATTTGGATATGGTGCGGGCTGTTGCCGTAGCGAATGCTGTTGGTAGCTACTTTTGCACTCATCAGAAGGGGATCGCATTACAGCGGCTCCAGTTATTGACGGCCAGTTTTTACAAATGGTCCGATAAAGATCTCGAAGATCGCTTGCTGAAAATGAAAGAGCGGATCGATCTGGCAGCAGAGGTCTTCTCTGTCGACACATCAGAAATCGAGAGCCTTAATGACATCATGGCCGAAGCGGGCGAGCAATTGGCGATGCTGGCGATGCGAGCCCATGTTGCCAGCACCCAGGCCGTCGTGCGTCAGCAAATAATTGAAGAAGAAGTCAAACAGCTAGAGCAGAAAAACCAGGAATTAACAGAACAGGCGATTCGAGACGTTCTCACGGGAACCTACAATCGAAAATTCTTTGACGAAAGTCTGCGAAAAGAGATCGCCCGTGCGGCACGCTCCGCTACGACGATTGGGGTCATCTTCCTCGATATCGATAACTTCAAAAAACTGAACGATACCTACGGTCATCAGTTTGGTGATGACGTCCTTAAGCAGGTCTCGGCTCGCATGGAAGATACGTTGCGTACAACCGACCTTCTTGGCCGGTACGGAGGCGAAGAGTTCGTCGCTCTGGTTTCACAACCGACGAAAAAAGGGCTGACCAAAGTTGCCGATCGATTGCGGGCCGCGATTGAGAGTTTGAAAATTCTGTTCAACAACAAACAGGTACCTGTCACGATCAGCGTGGGGGCTTGCATCGCCATGCCGCGAAGGAACGGACTTGAAGTTGGCGAACGCCTGGTGACAGAGTCCGATGCAGCCATGTACGACTCCAAACGAAATGGACGAAATCAGGTTCATGTCCGTTCGATTATCGATCCCATTCAGGAACAACTGACACAGCTCAGCAATCAGAAACGATTCAGCCGTTGGCTCGTTCGGCATGGCCATGCCCGTATCGAAGAAGTTTCTCAGGTTCTACTGGATTGTCATTTTCCACATGAGAAAATCGGTGTCCTTGCTCAAAATTCAGGTTACCTGACTGCTGAGCAGGTGGAGCAGATACTGGATTTACAGAGACAATCCGATGAACGCTTCGGCGTGACCGCGATTGCACAGGGATTTCTCACGGAAGAACAAGTCGCCTATTTACTGGCTATGCAACAGGAAGATGCAGGACAAGTGGCTCAAGCTTTAGCCGCTAAAGGCTGCATAAACGACGAAATCCTTTATAACCTCATGAACATCTACAAACACGAGGTGGATCCATCCCGGCCTGCAAAAAATGCAGTGGCCAGCGATTCAGCGACCTAA
- a CDS encoding sodium:proton antiporter, with protein sequence MTEVSAISFNEQKMSRRYALSLIAAIVLSFLGWQILHDGGSHASAVAAGSATEHAVEHGAEPHGAAEGAVPAEEKHHDIAPDFYSILPFAALLLCIALLPLFHKTEHWWEHNWNRFTVAVVLGAVTLFYYAFLYGHGVTDHTAHTTSEPGLGAAVVVLKNALLVEYIPFITLLFSLYVISGGIAIEGHLVGRPKLNTGLIGLGALLASFIGTTGAAMLLIRPLLRANANRDYVAHTVIFFIFVVCNTGGCLLPIGDPPLFLGYLRGVPFTWTLELWPEWLFVNFLLIGVYFTWDTLKYLKENRTKIEAKPENPEKFKIRGVLNSVWLVGVIICVALLDPSKAVPGTDWHAPMYFREVMMLILTGLSLIFTSVSIRQKNSFNYDAILEVAALFVGIFICMQAPIQILNVYGKFLGFDSPTKFYWGTGILSSFLDNAPTYVVFFETAKTMEPTGTVVAGVGELMLSAISLGAVFMGAMTYIGNGPNFMVKAIAEKNNVRMPSFFGYMAYSCAVLLPISIIMNLIFLL encoded by the coding sequence ATGACGGAAGTCTCTGCAATCTCGTTCAACGAACAGAAAATGTCGCGAAGGTATGCCCTCTCCCTGATCGCGGCCATTGTCCTCTCCTTTCTTGGCTGGCAGATTCTGCACGATGGGGGAAGCCATGCTTCCGCAGTCGCCGCCGGTTCTGCAACAGAACATGCTGTTGAGCATGGTGCCGAGCCCCATGGAGCTGCCGAGGGAGCCGTACCAGCCGAGGAAAAGCACCACGATATCGCTCCTGATTTTTATAGCATTCTCCCTTTTGCAGCGCTGCTCCTTTGTATTGCCTTATTGCCACTGTTTCATAAGACAGAACATTGGTGGGAACATAATTGGAATCGATTTACAGTTGCCGTCGTTCTGGGCGCCGTGACATTATTTTATTACGCGTTCCTGTACGGACATGGTGTGACCGACCATACAGCCCACACAACGTCGGAGCCTGGCTTGGGGGCGGCGGTCGTTGTTCTCAAAAATGCTCTGCTGGTAGAATACATTCCTTTCATTACTCTTCTGTTCAGTTTGTATGTCATCTCGGGTGGCATCGCGATTGAAGGTCACCTGGTAGGACGACCAAAGTTGAATACAGGCCTCATCGGTTTAGGGGCGCTGTTAGCCAGCTTCATTGGTACGACCGGTGCCGCGATGTTGTTGATTCGTCCTTTGCTGCGAGCCAATGCCAACCGTGATTATGTTGCCCATACAGTGATCTTCTTTATCTTCGTTGTTTGTAATACGGGTGGCTGCCTGTTACCGATCGGTGATCCACCATTGTTCCTGGGGTATTTGAGAGGCGTACCATTCACCTGGACGCTGGAACTCTGGCCGGAATGGTTGTTCGTGAATTTCCTGCTGATTGGTGTCTACTTCACCTGGGATACGCTTAAGTACCTTAAAGAAAACCGAACCAAGATCGAAGCGAAACCGGAGAATCCCGAGAAATTCAAAATTCGGGGTGTATTGAATTCTGTCTGGCTGGTGGGCGTCATCATCTGTGTCGCCTTGCTCGATCCGAGCAAAGCTGTTCCCGGGACAGACTGGCATGCCCCCATGTACTTCCGCGAAGTGATGATGTTGATTCTCACCGGACTGTCACTGATTTTCACCAGCGTTTCCATTCGCCAGAAGAATTCATTCAACTACGATGCCATTCTGGAAGTGGCAGCCCTGTTTGTGGGTATCTTCATCTGCATGCAGGCACCGATTCAAATTCTAAACGTGTATGGAAAGTTTCTTGGCTTCGACAGTCCAACGAAGTTCTACTGGGGAACGGGTATTCTTTCCAGTTTTCTGGATAACGCACCGACCTATGTCGTCTTCTTTGAAACGGCCAAAACCATGGAACCTACCGGAACGGTGGTGGCTGGTGTTGGGGAGCTTATGCTGTCGGCCATCAGTTTGGGAGCCGTCTTCATGGGAGCGATGACCTACATCGGCAACGGTCCGAACTTTATGGTCAAAGCTATCGCCGAAAAGAACAACGTGCGAATGCCTTCCTTCTTCGGTTACATGGCTTACAGTTGTGCGGTCCTGTTACCGATTTCGATTATCATGAACCTGATCTTCCTGCTGTAA
- a CDS encoding DUF4198 domain-containing protein, producing the protein MIRTSFLFLFGWCCLLSPLAFAHDTWVETNSNLVRTGGAVYIDLKLGNHGNDHRDFKLASKLDLEGCSVDLVSPDGTRYDLLDRLIDTGYAPNEGYWTSKFVVKKPGLYTVEHTLDKLLNHGHPIRAIKSAKTFFVVTPSLDQVSVDNPGFDRVAGHALELVPMSNPVTPMGPGKKLRMQVLFEGKPLADAKVSYIPQGVSLAEGFDEQYERNTDADGAVSFTPKSGNRFLIAVHHKVPAVDGEAYDETLYAATLTVLVPEICPCCGE; encoded by the coding sequence ATGATTCGTACTTCTTTTCTGTTTCTATTCGGCTGGTGCTGCCTGCTCAGTCCGTTGGCATTCGCCCATGACACCTGGGTCGAAACCAATTCCAACCTGGTACGTACCGGTGGAGCGGTTTACATCGACCTTAAACTGGGCAATCACGGCAACGACCATCGCGACTTCAAACTGGCGAGTAAACTCGACCTGGAAGGCTGCTCAGTTGATTTGGTTTCTCCCGATGGAACCCGATACGATCTTCTGGATCGCCTAATCGACACCGGTTACGCACCAAACGAAGGCTACTGGACCAGTAAGTTCGTCGTTAAGAAACCTGGCCTGTACACAGTCGAACATACTCTGGACAAGCTGCTTAATCATGGTCACCCCATCCGTGCCATTAAGAGTGCCAAAACGTTTTTCGTTGTGACCCCATCTCTGGACCAAGTTTCGGTCGACAACCCCGGATTCGATCGCGTCGCAGGTCATGCATTAGAGCTGGTTCCAATGTCCAATCCCGTCACTCCCATGGGCCCGGGCAAGAAACTGCGGATGCAGGTTCTGTTTGAAGGGAAACCACTTGCTGACGCAAAAGTTTCTTACATTCCTCAGGGCGTCAGCCTGGCAGAAGGCTTCGACGAACAGTATGAGCGTAATACGGACGCGGACGGAGCGGTCAGTTTCACTCCGAAGTCGGGGAATCGTTTTCTCATCGCCGTTCACCATAAAGTCCCAGCCGTCGACGGGGAAGCCTATGATGAAACGCTTTATGCGGCGACATTAACCGTCCTGGTGCCGGAGATCTGTCCCTGTTGCGGAGAGTAA
- a CDS encoding DUF1559 family PulG-like putative transporter — protein sequence MRHSINLRAQRARGFTLIELLVVMAIISILIGLLLPAVQQAREAARRTKCRNNLRQMSIALHNYESVHRVLPPGSLGFPFVWSPQAKLFPYAEQANLENLLNYDVPPLNAFNFGAYDATEVNNNDMAAQNYISFLICPSDRASVPDSIYGGLSYPACSGSGENGPGTSDDGSIADADGLIFSLSDIGFRHVKDGTSHTIVFSEQLLGDGTNSAPDDSDYRHRVIELPLGTQTTPSSCDVATAPAWSGQRGAKWVNGHLADAMYNHWYTPNYPLPDCHNGYHNFAMTSARSAHPGGVFAAYLDGSVQFIGEAIDSSIWRALATRNGKEPIGDL from the coding sequence ATGAGACATTCAATCAATCTACGCGCACAACGTGCGCGTGGATTTACACTGATCGAATTACTGGTGGTGATGGCCATCATCTCGATATTAATTGGCCTGTTACTTCCCGCCGTTCAACAAGCGCGGGAGGCGGCCCGACGAACCAAATGCCGGAACAACCTCCGTCAGATGAGTATCGCGTTGCACAATTACGAATCCGTTCATCGCGTTCTGCCACCGGGTAGCTTGGGGTTCCCTTTCGTCTGGTCTCCTCAAGCCAAACTGTTCCCTTACGCGGAACAGGCTAACCTCGAAAATCTGTTGAACTATGACGTTCCTCCACTGAACGCATTTAACTTTGGTGCATACGACGCAACCGAAGTGAATAACAATGACATGGCCGCTCAGAACTATATCTCGTTTCTGATTTGCCCTAGCGACCGCGCATCTGTACCCGATTCTATCTACGGCGGTCTCAGCTATCCCGCGTGCTCTGGCTCTGGCGAAAACGGACCAGGAACATCCGATGACGGGTCTATCGCCGATGCGGACGGTTTGATTTTCTCGCTGTCCGATATTGGATTTCGTCATGTTAAAGATGGAACCAGTCATACAATTGTCTTCAGCGAACAGTTGCTGGGCGATGGTACCAACAGCGCCCCTGACGATTCTGACTATCGTCATCGAGTGATCGAATTGCCTCTGGGAACCCAAACAACGCCTTCCTCCTGCGACGTCGCGACAGCTCCTGCCTGGTCGGGTCAACGGGGTGCTAAGTGGGTGAACGGACACCTGGCGGATGCGATGTATAACCATTGGTACACGCCCAACTATCCGCTGCCCGACTGCCATAATGGGTATCACAACTTCGCGATGACCAGTGCTCGCAGCGCTCATCCCGGGGGCGTTTTTGCTGCCTACCTGGACGGTAGCGTGCAATTCATTGGCGAAGCAATCGACAGCAGTATCTGGCGTGCTCTTGCTACTCGTAACGGTAAAGAGCCAATCGGCGATTTATAA